From a region of the Geothrix sp. 21YS21S-2 genome:
- a CDS encoding ATP-binding protein, translating into MRIFPVPSLRTRILLLVCATLVPALLVTGLLVSWQMERHTRALLADKAAVVASLAARDEEVVETLSGRRSGAQASAERLRLASGVDYVVVLDLAGKRITHPNPSLIGDRFQGGDDREVFLGRTYTSVARGTLGTALRVFMPVYGRDGGQVGAVAVGVLMTGIDHHLLVVRRMVLGGLLLGLATGVLGAFAVASRIKRNLLGMEPVEIAAALQEQLAGVKLYADALRGQTHEFMNRLHVILGLARLGEMERLADYLADLARTADGDVGGVVRAVKDPVIAGFLLARTASAREKGLRVVLSPDSSVPSPGAPASVHDVITILGNFLENAVEAMGAGGDIDVSLRSEEGSLAIQVEDRGPGLPPGPVFAKGFSTKGADRGYGLHHVRQRVEALGGTLAASGREGGGARFRAVIPFPEEVQP; encoded by the coding sequence ATGAGAATCTTCCCCGTCCCCAGCCTCCGCACCCGGATCCTGCTCCTGGTCTGCGCCACCCTCGTCCCGGCCCTCCTGGTCACCGGGCTCCTGGTGAGCTGGCAGATGGAGCGGCACACCCGTGCCCTGCTGGCGGACAAGGCCGCGGTGGTGGCGAGCCTGGCGGCCCGGGACGAGGAGGTGGTGGAGACCCTGTCCGGGAGGCGTTCCGGGGCCCAGGCCTCGGCGGAGCGGCTGCGCCTGGCCTCGGGCGTGGACTACGTGGTGGTCCTGGACCTGGCCGGCAAGCGCATCACCCACCCCAACCCTTCCCTCATCGGGGACCGCTTCCAGGGCGGGGACGACCGGGAGGTGTTCCTGGGCCGCACCTACACCTCGGTGGCCCGGGGCACCCTGGGGACGGCCCTGCGGGTGTTCATGCCGGTCTACGGCCGGGACGGTGGGCAGGTAGGGGCGGTGGCGGTGGGCGTGCTCATGACCGGCATCGACCACCACCTCCTGGTGGTGCGCCGGATGGTCCTGGGAGGCCTGCTCCTGGGCCTGGCCACGGGGGTCCTGGGGGCGTTCGCGGTGGCCTCCCGCATCAAGCGCAACCTCCTGGGCATGGAGCCGGTGGAGATCGCCGCCGCCCTCCAGGAGCAACTGGCGGGCGTGAAGCTCTACGCCGACGCGCTGCGGGGCCAGACCCACGAGTTCATGAACAGGCTCCACGTGATCCTGGGGCTGGCGCGCCTGGGGGAGATGGAGCGCCTCGCGGACTACCTCGCGGACCTCGCCCGTACCGCGGACGGCGACGTGGGCGGCGTCGTGAGGGCCGTGAAGGACCCGGTGATCGCGGGCTTCCTCCTGGCCCGGACCGCCTCGGCCCGGGAGAAGGGCCTGCGGGTGGTCCTGTCGCCGGACTCCAGCGTGCCGTCGCCGGGGGCGCCCGCTAGCGTCCACGACGTCATCACGATCCTGGGCAATTTCCTGGAGAACGCGGTGGAGGCCATGGGCGCGGGAGGCGACATCGACGTCTCCCTGCGGTCGGAGGAGGGCAGCCTGGCCATCCAGGTGGAGGACCGCGGACCGGGGCTGCCCCCGGGGCCCGTGTTCGCCAAGGGCTTCTCCACCAAGGGCGCCGACCGGGGCTACGGCCTGCACCATGTCCGCCAGCGGGTGGAGGCCCTCGGGGGCACCCTCGCCGCGTCCGGCCGCGAAGGGGGCGGCGCCCGTTTCCGGGCCGTGATCCCCTTCCCCGAGGAGGTTCAGCCATGA
- a CDS encoding acetate/propionate family kinase — protein MFVLVLNAGSSSLKFNLFDMAKEVSIADGMAERIGLAEANLECNLAGDKRKEALPLPTHREALEAILERLRAAVLHDTPIHAVGHRVVHGGPKYGDSVLVTEEVVSDIEHFALYAPLHNPANALGIRTAMEAFPDVPHVAVFDTAFHHDIPDFARIYGIPYDLSQKYGIRRYGFHGTSHAFVAARTALLLCRPLRSLKIITCHIGNGTSICAVLNGKSMDTSMGMTPLQGVIMGTRCGTIDPSVVEMLMEYENLDYKAITDLLNKKSGLLGISGVSSDFREIEQAANQGNERARLARDLLTYNVRQFIGSYATVLDGVDAITFTAGIGTHSTFVRAKVCSKLTFLGVKLDPEANEHGKGERIISTPDSKVVVTVVPTNEELMIAREAVR, from the coding sequence ATGTTCGTCCTCGTCCTGAACGCCGGCTCCTCCAGTCTCAAGTTCAACCTCTTCGACATGGCGAAGGAGGTCTCCATCGCCGACGGCATGGCCGAGCGCATCGGGCTGGCGGAAGCCAACCTGGAGTGCAACCTCGCCGGCGACAAGCGCAAGGAGGCCCTGCCCCTGCCCACGCACCGGGAGGCCCTGGAGGCCATCCTGGAGCGCCTGCGCGCCGCGGTGCTCCACGATACGCCCATCCACGCGGTGGGCCACCGGGTGGTGCACGGCGGGCCCAAGTACGGGGACTCGGTCCTGGTGACCGAGGAGGTCGTGAGCGACATCGAGCATTTCGCCCTCTACGCGCCCCTGCACAACCCCGCCAACGCCCTGGGCATCCGCACCGCCATGGAGGCCTTCCCGGACGTCCCCCACGTGGCCGTCTTCGACACGGCCTTCCACCACGACATCCCCGACTTCGCCCGCATCTACGGCATCCCGTACGACCTCAGCCAGAAGTACGGCATCCGGCGCTACGGCTTCCACGGCACCAGCCACGCCTTCGTGGCCGCGCGCACCGCCCTGCTCCTGTGCCGCCCCCTGCGCTCCCTGAAGATCATCACCTGCCACATCGGCAACGGCACGAGCATCTGCGCCGTGCTCAACGGCAAGAGCATGGACACCTCCATGGGCATGACGCCGCTGCAGGGCGTGATCATGGGCACCCGCTGCGGCACCATCGACCCCAGCGTGGTCGAGATGCTCATGGAGTACGAGAACCTCGACTACAAGGCCATCACCGATCTTCTCAACAAGAAGTCCGGACTCCTGGGCATTTCAGGCGTCTCCTCCGACTTCCGGGAGATCGAACAGGCCGCCAACCAGGGCAACGAGCGGGCCCGCCTGGCCCGGGACCTCCTCACCTACAACGTGCGCCAGTTCATCGGCTCCTACGCCACGGTCCTGGACGGCGTCGACGCCATCACCTTCACCGCCGGCATCGGCACCCACAGCACCTTCGTCCGGGCCAAGGTCTGCAGCAAGCTCACGTTCCTGGGCGTCAAGCTGGACCCCGAGGCCAACGAGCACGGCAAGGGCGAGCGGATCATCAGCACGCCGGATTCCAAGGTGGTGGTGACCGTCGTGCCCACGAACGAGGAACTGATGATCGCAAGGGAAGCGGTGCGCTAG
- a CDS encoding response regulator encodes MIQVLLVEDDPMVAEVNRLYVDRVPGFRTAASARDGAAALEALRTRRIDLVLLDIGMPGPDGLDLLAAIRASDLAVDVIFVTAARDTRTISRALKLGAMDYLIKPFEFERMRQALEHYAQTHRMMSLDRPASQDELDRVFARSAAAPDLPKGLDRGTLGSVWEALGPLAQGERSFTCEDLARRVGLSRVSVRKYLEFLCTIQVLRRGSAYGAIGRPLHLYQLQAGGGEAVRPFL; translated from the coding sequence ATGATCCAGGTGCTGCTGGTCGAGGACGATCCCATGGTGGCCGAGGTCAACCGCCTCTACGTGGACCGGGTGCCGGGCTTCCGCACCGCGGCCAGCGCCCGGGACGGCGCGGCCGCCCTGGAGGCGCTGCGGACCCGCCGGATCGACCTGGTGCTCCTGGACATCGGCATGCCGGGCCCGGACGGGCTGGACCTGCTGGCCGCCATCCGGGCCTCGGACCTGGCGGTGGACGTCATCTTCGTCACGGCCGCGAGGGACACCCGCACCATCTCCCGGGCCCTGAAACTGGGGGCCATGGACTACCTCATCAAGCCCTTCGAGTTCGAGCGCATGCGGCAGGCCCTGGAGCACTACGCCCAGACGCACCGGATGATGAGCCTGGACCGCCCCGCCAGCCAGGACGAGCTGGACCGGGTCTTCGCGCGGTCCGCGGCGGCCCCGGACCTGCCCAAGGGCCTGGACCGCGGAACCCTCGGCAGCGTGTGGGAGGCCCTGGGGCCCCTTGCGCAGGGGGAGCGGAGCTTCACGTGCGAGGACCTGGCCCGGCGGGTGGGGCTCAGCCGGGTCTCCGTGCGGAAGTACCTGGAGTTCCTCTGCACGATCCAGGTGCTGCGCCGGGGCTCGGCCTACGGCGCCATCGGGCGGCCCCTGCACCTCTACCAGCTGCAGGCCGGGGGCGGAGAGGCCGTCCGCCCCTTTCTTTAG
- a CDS encoding flavocytochrome c, producing MHREIRKFLAGMAVAAAALAAPAPLARLHADKGVACADCHGKGKARVDDNEQAPNLACVRCHGDLKAMAKGAADPLNPHASHLGATSCTICHRGHEASRSYCLSCHDFDMKMPGGTDAAWKPRPDPARRDRRVDRADVVVVGSGAAGMVAAITAHDAGARVIVLEKQPLTGGNSMLAEGGMNAAGTKAQARKGIKDSVELMREDTLKGGKFLAEPALVEILARGSAASVDYMEGLGADLSDVGRLGGASVSRAHRPTGGLPVGAHLVDVLRRNAASRKLDVRVNSRVVKLLEGRDGAVTGVEVCGLHRGTYRILAKSVVMASGGFSANPARVARYQPSLEGMASSNQPGATGDGLDLGEARGGKLRDLEQIQIHPSVAKGSRILITEAVRGNGAILVNRQGERFFNEIGTRDAVSQAILHQEGKSAFLLFDEGVRQSLKQIDGYFHLKLVKEGATPEDLARVLGLPGAALRATLDAYNAAVDAKLDPLFKRPDLPRALRTPKFYAIEVNPGIHYTMGGLAVDTATRVLAKDGKAIPGFFAAGEVTGGVHGANRLGGNSISQTITFGRIAGETAAGFAKRQPERK from the coding sequence ATGCACCGAGAGATCCGGAAATTCCTGGCCGGCATGGCCGTGGCCGCGGCGGCCCTGGCGGCGCCGGCCCCCCTGGCCCGGCTCCACGCGGACAAGGGCGTGGCCTGCGCGGACTGCCACGGCAAGGGCAAGGCGCGGGTGGACGACAACGAGCAGGCCCCGAACCTCGCCTGCGTGCGCTGCCACGGCGACCTCAAGGCCATGGCCAAGGGCGCCGCCGATCCCCTCAACCCCCACGCCTCCCACCTGGGCGCGACCAGCTGCACCATCTGCCACCGGGGCCACGAGGCCTCCCGGTCCTACTGCCTGAGCTGCCACGATTTCGACATGAAGATGCCCGGCGGGACCGACGCGGCCTGGAAGCCCCGGCCCGATCCGGCCCGCAGGGACAGGCGCGTGGACCGCGCGGACGTCGTGGTGGTGGGCAGCGGCGCAGCGGGCATGGTGGCGGCCATCACCGCCCACGACGCCGGGGCCCGGGTCATCGTCCTGGAGAAGCAGCCCCTCACCGGCGGCAACTCCATGCTGGCCGAGGGCGGCATGAACGCCGCCGGCACGAAGGCCCAGGCCCGCAAGGGGATCAAGGACAGCGTCGAACTCATGCGGGAGGACACCCTCAAGGGCGGCAAGTTCCTGGCCGAGCCCGCCCTGGTGGAGATCCTGGCCCGGGGCTCCGCGGCCTCGGTCGACTACATGGAAGGTCTCGGGGCCGATCTCTCGGACGTGGGCCGCCTGGGCGGGGCCAGCGTCAGCCGCGCCCACCGGCCCACGGGGGGCCTGCCCGTGGGCGCCCACCTGGTGGACGTGCTCCGGCGCAACGCGGCCTCGCGCAAGCTGGACGTGCGCGTGAACTCCCGGGTCGTCAAGCTCCTGGAGGGCAGGGACGGGGCCGTCACCGGGGTCGAAGTCTGCGGCCTCCACCGCGGGACGTACCGGATCCTCGCGAAATCCGTCGTGATGGCTTCGGGCGGCTTCTCGGCCAACCCCGCGCGGGTGGCGCGCTACCAGCCCTCCCTCGAGGGCATGGCCAGCTCCAACCAGCCCGGCGCCACCGGCGACGGCCTGGACCTGGGCGAAGCCAGGGGCGGCAAGCTGCGGGACCTGGAGCAGATCCAGATCCACCCCAGTGTCGCCAAGGGCAGCCGCATCCTCATCACCGAGGCCGTGCGGGGCAACGGCGCCATCCTGGTGAACCGCCAGGGCGAGCGCTTCTTCAACGAGATCGGCACCCGGGACGCCGTGTCCCAGGCCATCCTGCACCAGGAGGGCAAGTCCGCCTTCCTCCTCTTCGACGAGGGCGTCCGGCAGAGCCTCAAGCAGATCGACGGCTACTTCCACCTGAAGCTGGTCAAGGAGGGCGCCACGCCCGAGGACCTGGCCCGGGTGCTGGGCCTTCCCGGTGCGGCCCTCCGGGCCACCCTGGACGCCTACAACGCGGCGGTGGACGCCAAGCTCGATCCGCTCTTCAAGCGCCCCGACCTGCCCAGGGCCCTGCGCACCCCGAAGTTCTACGCCATCGAGGTGAACCCCGGCATCCACTACACCATGGGCGGCCTGGCGGTGGACACGGCCACGCGGGTGCTGGCCAAGGACGGCAAGGCCATCCCGGGCTTCTTCGCCGCGGGCGAAGTCACCGGCGGCGTGCACGGCGCCAATCGGCTGGGGGGCAACAGCATCTCCCAGACGATCACGTTCGGGCGCATCGCCGGCGAGACCGCGGCGGGTTTCGCGAAGCGCCAGCCGGAGCGAAAGTAA